The genome window ATTCCATAAATTAAATGATCGGATATCCTCCTTGCCCCCCTTAGAATATTAAGTGGGGGTTTACTACCGTATTATGATAAAGAAAAGCTTCTATTTGGAATGACAGCTCTGAATTCTGTATGAACGCTGTATTGATGTCCATAATTTCTGTCATCATATGAAAATTTAATGCATATAGTTTACAGGAGGATCAACGATAGTTAGAAATCCCATTTAACCTGAATTTAATGACAATAATTAGGACCTATACCACATTTTAATGAATATTAAACGACAAAAACAAAGGATTTCCCAAAAAAATCGCCACAACCCTTTGCAAACCATTTAATTCAATGATATTATTAAAAGAGAATTTTATAATGTTTGTTCAACAGTTGGCGGAGGTGCATGGTTTTGTCAGAGAGCTTGCAGGAAGTGGTAGTAAAATTACCAAAAAACCTACTAAATGAGGTGGATGGATTAATGCAGTATGAAAATAGTAATTTAAGTGATTTCATATGTCAGGCTACGAAAAACTATCTACAACATAAAAAAGATGAGCATATACAACAATTTCATGAAACAATGCAGCGAGGTTACGTAGAAATGGGCCGCATTAATCTGACAATTGCTTCAGAAGCTTTTCAGGCTGAAGAGGAGGCTGATTACACCTTAGAGCGCTCTGTGATCGGGGTGTAATATTTTGATTGTTCAAAGAGGCGAGGTATATTTTGCAGACCTTTCTCCTGTTGTTGGATCAGAGCAGGGGGGCGTTCGTCCGGTGTTGATCCTACAAAATGATATCGGTAATCGTTTTAGTCCAACTGTCATAGTTGCAGCAATTACCGCACAAATCCAAAAGGCTAAATTACCAACACATGTCGAGATCGATGCGAAACGATATGGGTTTGAACGTAATTCAGTCATCTTGTTAGAACAAATTCGGACGTTAGATAAGCAAAGATTAACTGATAAGATTACAAAGTTAGATAATGAAATGATGAAGAAAATTAATCAAGCAGTAGAGATAAGCCTTGGACTCAAGGATATTTATAATGGCCATTAGCGGATACCCTTCCTAATTCGATAGAAGGGTATTTTTATTTATTGCAAAATATGGAGACCTCATCACAAAATACTACTATGTTATAATATTTCGTGAGAATTCTATTTTAAACACCTAAAGTTTGCGCAAAATACATGAACGTGCAACAATATTTATAATATTATTTTATATAAGCGGGGGCTATACGATGAAAACTAAGTTGATGCAAATTGCTATCGAAAATAGTGATGAGATTGTACAAATGTGGTTAGAAAAATTGGATTCATTGAAAAGAGATGAATTTAAAACTACTACATCTGATGAATTATTTGAAAGTACAAACCGTGAATTTGTAAATGTGATATTTACAAGTATTAAACAGCGAGGGTCATTAATTGAGATCGTCACATTTTCGGAAAAGCTTATTACATTAGGATGGCCGTTAAGTTATATCACTGATGGCTTACAAATTTTTAGACGGGTGACCATTGACTTTATTCTAAGTAAATCAGATCAGGTGGACACGAACTTCTTTTCAGAGGTGCTTGCAAGTGTAGATGAATGGGTAGAACCGATTATTCATCAATTGGTTAATGAATACACTGGCAGCTGGGAACATATTCTGTCCATTCAACGAATCGCATTACAAGAATTGTCAGCACCACTTATACCAGTGACGGATGGAATTACGATCATGCCTTTAATTGGTACGATTGATACAGAACGTGCAAAACTAATTATGGAGAACTTGCTTGAAGGAGTAATCAAGCATAATTCAGAAGTAGTACTGATTGATATTACTGGTGTTCCAGTAGTTGATACGATGGTAGCTCACCATATTATCCAAGCAGCGGAAGCGGTACGATTGGTTGGTGCAAATTGTATTCTTGTTGGTATTCGACCTGAAATTGCACAGACTATTGTAAATCTCGGTATCGATTTAACTAATTTACCGACAAAAAGCTCATTGAAGAAAGGGTTTATTAGTGCATTAGAAATTACTAATCGAAAAGTTATTAATCTGAAACCTAAAGAAGATGGCATTGAAGAAATGATAAATGCTTTACAAGGAGAGTGAAAACATTGCCTATCCCTATTCTAAAACTATACAATTACTTATTGATTTCAATTCAAACAGAAATAGACGATAAAACAGCAATCCAGTTTCAGGAAGATTTATTAGATAAGATACACAAAACCGGTGCTACAGGAGTTGTAATTGACTTGACATCTGTAGAAATAATTGATTCCTTTATTGCGAAGGTTTTGGGCGATGTAATCACAATGTCAGACCTTATGGGGGCGAAAGTAGTTCTAACAGGTATTCAGCCAGCAGTAGCGATAACATTAATCGACCTTGGTATCCATATGCAAAAGGTAGCTACAGCATTGGATTTAGAACAAGGCCTAATTAAACTGTACCAAGAGTTGGGGGTATAAATATGTCCCCACAGTCCTGCGTTAAAATTAGAAAAGAATGGGATATCGTCAGTGCTAGGCAGCTCGGTAGAGAAATGGCAAAAAAACTTGGCTTCAGTACGGTTGACCAGGCTAGGATAGCAACTGCGGTATCGGAACTGGCAAGGAATATCTATTTATATTCAGAGGAAGGTCAAATTTGCTTTGAAGTATTGGAAACAATAGAACGCAAAGGGTTAAGCATGAGTGCAATTGATACAGGGCCAGGAATAACTGATATTAGCCAAGTAATGCAAGATGGTTATACCACTTCCGGTGGCCTCGGAGCAGGTCTTCCAGGTGTAAAAAGATTGATGGATGAGTTTGATATTCAGTCTGAAGTTGGACAGGGAACACAGATTAGCACAGTTAAATGGGTTCGCTAATACCCACCTTCCAAATAATAAACGGTAATTTGCTAAATCCTACTGTGTTTCCAATATGAGTAAAAAGCAATACTGCAATACTAGGAGGGTCTATTATGGATAAAATTATGGACTTGGACATCGCTCATTATAAAACACTGCTTAAAGACTATATAACAAATCAAAGCGAACAATCCTTATATGGTGTAGAACTAGTTAGTAAATCTTTTATTAAAAATAATATACTTCCGGATGAAATCGTGAACTTACACATCCAAGCATTAGGCGAATTATACCCGAATTTAAACCTCGATGTAAAACATTCCATGGATTTTTTACTAGAAGCAATGATTTCCTATGGTCTTTCACTTCAGGAAGTCCAAATGTTAAGAGAAGAACAGCTTGCACTTAAATCAGAAATATCTGTAGCAGCTAGTATGCAGGAAACTCTTCTAGGAACTACAATACCAGAAGTAGAAGGTTTGGATATTGGTGTTATTAGTGTTCCTGCGAACCAAATGAATGGTGATTATCACCACTTTGTGAAGGGAAATGATGGCTCTATCGGAATCGCAATGGCTGATGTCATTGGAAAGGGCATACCAGCAGCATTGTGTATGTCAATGATCAAATACGCGATTGATAGCTTCCCAGAGGATAAGATGAGCCCAGGGATGATATTAAAAAATCTAAATCGAGTGGTTGAGCGAAATGTAGATCCTAGTATGTTTATCACGATGGTCTATTCACAATATCATCCCTTAGAAAGTAAACTTAAGTATGCTTCAGCGGGTCATGAACCCGGTTTTTACTATAATGCCAAGAATGGAACTTTTGTCGAACTAGAAACGGAAGGGCTATTATTAGGTGTATTACCTGATACGGATTACAAACAATATGAATTAGAAATTCATGAAAATGATATGTTGATTTTCTTAACAGATGGTGTGACGGAGTGCAGGGATGGAGAGCGATTTATTGAGATGGAAGAAGTGCTAAACGTCATAAAACAGTATATTGATTTACCTGCACAAGAGCTGGTAACCAATGTGTACAAGCATTTTGAACGATTGCAAAACTTTCAATTAGCGGATGATTTCACATTACTTATTTTGCGAAAAGAAGTTTAAGCTTCTCGTTAATAGGGAAAGTGAACGATGTGACACTTTAAATAGATGGCTGCAGTATCTGATTTGTTGCTTCGCAGTCAATAGTAGTCAGAGGGGGAGAATTATGGATTTAACAGTGAACATTCATGAAGAAGCAGGTAAATTTATTATGAATTTATCTGGCGAGATCGATGCATATACTGCACCAAAATTAAAAGAGGATCTCTTACCATTGACAAAGCTAACTGGAAATATTATTGAGGTCAACTTAGAAAATGTTGAGTATATGGATAGTACAGGACTAGGTATATTTGTAAGTGCATTGAAGTCGACAAAGGAAAACAATAGCAGTATGAAATTAGTAAATTTACAAGACCGTGTATTACGATTGTTTAAAATTACGGGATTAGATAAAATTATCGATATAGATACAGCGATTCGAGGTGGAAGTGTAAATGGAAAACTTTGATTTTATTGAGATGAAGATTCCTGCAAAAGCAGAATATGTTGGTGTCATTCGTTTGAGTTTGTCTGGAATTGCAAATCGGATGGGATTTTCTTATGAAGATATTGAAGATTTAAAAGTATCCATCTCTGAAGCAATTACAAATGCAGTAACACATGCGTATAAAGATGGTGATCAAGGTGAGATTACCATTGGGTTTGGAGTTTATGAGAATAAACTGGAAATCATGGTTGCTGACCATGGCGGCAGCTTTAATATAAAGAAAATAAAAGATGATATTGGACCATATGTGGGTAATGAATCTGTTGAAGATTTAAGAGAAGGGGGCTTCGGTCTGTTTCTTATTAATGCATTAATGGATGAAGTACGCATCAACAATAACTATGGTGTCATAGTACTAATGACTAAGTATTTATACGAAGCAGAGGTGGATATTGATGACAACCAAATCTCAACCACACAATAAAGGAAGAGATGAGGTTTACCAATGGATTGAATTTCTACAAAAAGAGCCGACAGATGAAGTGGTGCAAGAAAAAATTGTGCTTACATATAAAAATCTTGTAGAATCAATTGCTAGAAAATACTCAAGGAATAGTATGATTCATGAAGATCTAGTACAGGTAGGTATGATTGGATTACTAGCAGCAGTTAGAAGATATGATGCCACATTTGGTAAATCCTTTGAATCCTTTGCTGTTCCAACCATTATAGGAGAGATAAAACGATTCATTCGCGATAAGACTTGGAGTGTACATGTACCAAGACGTATTAAAGAATTAGGACCAAAGATAAAAAGGGCTGTAGATGAATTAACAACTGCAAATCAAAAGTCTCCCTCCATTAAAGAAATAGCAGAATATCTCGAAGCATCAGAAGAGGAAATCTTAGAAACAATGGAAATGAGTAAAAGCTATAAAGCACTTTCCGTTGATCGCAAGGTTGAAGGAGATTCAGACGGTGGTACGGTTGCCATATTGGATATTGTCGGTAATACTGACGATGGTTATGATAACGTAGATCAAAAAATTATTCTTGAAAAGATTCTCCCTATCCTTTCTGAGCGCGAACAAGAAATATTAAAATATACATATTTCGAAAATCTAAGTCAGAAGGAAACTGGCGAAATCCTTGGTATTTCGCAAATGCATGTATCGCGTCTGCAACGGCGTTCATTACGTAAGCTTAGGGAAGCGATTCAGTCTGAGAGCACGGAGGTTTTCGATTGAATACAAGTCAGAAGGTAGATGTTTCTGTATTTCAAAAGGCCAAGCAAGGAAATTATTACTGTGGTGACAGTTATTTTTATGCAGAATCAGATAATGAATTTATTTGTGCGATCGCTGATGGATTAGGAAATGGTGAATTCGCCAAAGAATCCTCGCAGATTATAGTTGATATTATAAAAGAGAACCTCGGGGTTTCTGTCGAGCAGTTAGTGGAGCTTTGCAATAAAAAGCTGCAAGGAAAACGCGGTGCAGTTCTTGGCATTTTGAAAATTAATTTCAATTCACAGAGGTATACCTACTCTTCAATTGGGAATATTGGGGTAATAACTGTCATGAAAAATAAAAAGAAGAAACGTAATATCCCAAATGCTGGATATTTAGCAGGCATCAAACGTACCTTTAAAGTTGAAGAGGGGAAAATTGAATCTGGAATGAGCTTTATAATGTATTCTGATGGCGTATCGGATAAAGAGCTTTCACAAGATTATTTTACTCTTGATAATGTTCATCGAATCACGGAGACCTTTGCACAGGAAGGCTTAAAAGCAAGAGATGATGATACAACTTTAATCGTAATGCGTTATGAAGCATGAAGAAACTTATTTGAGTTTAAAAGGGCGGCACATTCGTGTACGTCCTTTTATTATTGATTACCAAGTCTTTAGATGAACTTCTAGCTTTGCTTTTTACCAGTGAGTCAGTACTATATACAAGAACTTTTACTATTGATTGCAATTAGGAAAAAAACTGTATTTTTGATAGAATAAAAGAGTAACTAAAGGAGGAAACACAGTGGCAGCACAATTAGCACAAGATTTAATGGGCTGGGTTGCAAAAGAAACTGAAATTAAAGCCAGCACCGTGAATAAAGTAATTGCATTATTAGATGAGGGAAATACTGTTCCTTTTATTGCTCGATATCGCAAGGAAATGACCGGCGGATTGGACGAGGTTCAAATAAAATCCGTTCAAGATAAATGGCACTATGCTGTCAATCTTTTGGATAGAAAACAGGAAGTATTAAGGATTATTAATGAGCAAGGCAAATTAACGGAGGAACTTGAGCGTGAGATAATAAGTGCAACACAATTACAAAGAGTAGAGGACCTTTATCGACCTTATAAACAAAAACGAAGAACGAAAGCGACGATTGCCAAGGAAAAAGGTTTAGAACCGTTGGCAGAACTCATCTGGCAGCAAGAAATAATTAATCTCAACATGGAAGCTGAGAATTATTTAAGTGAAGAGCATGAATTACATACAATAGAGGATGTCCTAGCTGGTGTAAATGATATTGTTGCTGAGTGGATTTCCGATAATGCCGAATATCGCGATTATATTCGTGAAGAGACATTTAAGCGTGGTGTTATCCGTTCTGAGGTAAAGGACGAGGAGAAGGACGAGAAACATGTGTATGAAATGTACTATGAATACCATGAAGCGGTTCGAACGCTTGTATCCCACCGAATATTAGCACTTAATCGCGGAGAGAAAGAAGAAGTATTAAAGGTTACCATCGATTCTCCGATTGACCGAATTAATGATTATTTACTAAAAAAAGTAGTAAAAAGATCAACAACAGGGAAAGTAGCTGAATTATTAACCGCTGCAATCGAGGATAGCTATAAACGGTTAATTCAACCATCGATTGAAAGGGAAATTCGTAATAGCTTAACGGAAAAAGGAGAAGAACAGGCAATCGACGTCTTCTCTGTAAATCTTAAAAACCTATTACTCCAGCCACCGTTAAAGGGCAAGTCTATTTTAGGAGTTGATCCTGCATTTCGAACAGGTTGTAAGCTTGCTGCTGTTGATGAAACAGGGAAAGTTTTGCATGTTGGAGTAATGTATCCGACAGCACCAAAAAATGATATCGCTGGTTCAGAGAAAATCGTAACAGAATTAGTGAAGAAATTTGATATAGAGCTGATTGCAATTGGAAATGGGACGGCATCACGAGAAACAGAGCATTTTATTTCTGATGTAATCGCAAATAATCAGTTGAATATACCATACATTATCGTGAATGAGGCTGGTGCAAGTGTCTATTCAGCATCGGAATTGGCACGTGAGGAATTCCCCGATTTACAAGTTGAGCAAAGAAGTGCAGCTTCCATTGCTCGTCGGGTACAGGATCCATTGGCAGAGCTTGTTAAAATTGATCCGAAATCAATCGGTGTTGGCCAGTATCAGCATGATGTTAGTCAGAAGGCATTAAATGAATCATTAACGTTTGTAGTTGAAACAGCGGTTAACCAAGTAGGAGTTAATGTAAATACTGCCTCCTCCTCACTTTTGCAATATGTAGCTGGCCTAAGCAAGACTGTAGCGAATAATATTGTGAAGAAACGAAATGAAGAAGGTAAATTTACTAACCGTAAACAATTGAAAAAAATTCCACGACTCGGTGCAAAGACTTACGAACAGGGAATTGGTTTCTTACGTATTATTGATGGAGAACATCCACTTGATCGAACACCAATCCATCCTGAAAGCTATAAAACGACCGAAAGTCTGTTGAAGATGATGGATTGTGAGCTTACCGATATAGGTTCAGCGAAGCTACGTGAAACAATCAATACTTATGATAAGCATGAGCTTGCTGAGAAATTAGAAATCGGCATACCAACACTAATCGATATACTTGATGCGTTAAGTCGTCCGGAGAGAGATCCGCGCGATGATTTTCCACAGCCATTGTTAAAGCAAAACGTTTTATCATTGGAAGACTTAAAACCTGGCATGGAAATGCAGGGAACCGTACGAAATGTTGTCGATTTCGGAGTGTTCGTCGATATTGGTGTAAAACAAGACGGCCTTGTTCATATCTCGAAGATGGCGAATAAATTTGTGAAGCACCCAATGGATATTGCTTCTGTTGGTGATGTTGTAACAGTCTGGGTTGAGAATATTGATGCTGACAAAGGCAGAATCGCTTTATCTATGGTTAAGAATGAAAAATAATTTTTCTAGAAAGTAAAAACGCCTCTCAAGTATAGACACTTGGGAGGCGTTTTTTACTAAACTTATTCTCTGCCGCTTGCAGCTTCTACTTCACTAATTGAAATACCAAGTGCTTTTGCAACACCTTCACCGTAAGCTGGATCTGCTTTATAGCAGTTATTAATGTGGCGAAGTTGAATTTCTTTTGTCGTTCCTTGCATATTGCGTGCAGTGTTTTCGAATAATCTTTGTTGTGCTTCTGGGCTTTGTAATCTAAATAATTTACCAGGTTGCTCGTAGTAAAGATCATCGTCTTCACGGAAGTCCCAATAGTTAGCATCGCCACCAAGTTCTAATGCAGGCTCTTGATGCTCTTTGCTATCTGCCCATTCGCCGTAGCTGTTAGGGCTATAAGAAATTTTGGCGCCGTATGGATGAATACGCATTGCACCATCTCTATGGTATGGATGGAAGTTCTTCGCGTTCTTAGGATAGTTAACAGGGATTTGCCAATGGTTTACACCTAGACGATAGCGTTGTGCATCACCATATGAGAATAGGCGACCTTGTAACATTCTATCAGGTGAGAAGCCAATACCAGGAACGATATTTGTTGGAGCAAATGCTGCTTGCTCTACTTCTTCAAAATAGTTTTCCGGATTACGGTTAAGCTCTAATTCCCCAACTTCAATTAGAGGGAAATCACCTTTATACCATACTTTTGTTAAATCGAATGGATTATAAGGCATATTCTTCGCTTGTTCATCTGTCATTACTTGGATGTACATTTTCCATTTAGGGAAGTTACCTTTTTCTATGTTATCGAATAGATCTCGTTGACTACTTTCGCGGTCCTTACCAACTAATTCTTCTGCTTCTTGATCAGTCAAGTTTTCAATACCTTGTTCTGTGTAAAAATGGAATTTAACCCATACACGTTCATTGTCTGCATTAATCATGCTATATGCATGGCTTCCGAATAAGTTCATATGTCTAAATCCGTTTGGAATTCCGCGATCACTCATTACGATTGTTACTTGATGCAATGCTTCAGGAAGACTTGTCCAGAAATCCCAGTTTGATTGTGGATTGTGCATGTTTGTTTT of Oceanobacillus zhaokaii contains these proteins:
- a CDS encoding CopG family ribbon-helix-helix protein, whose translation is MSESLQEVVVKLPKNLLNEVDGLMQYENSNLSDFICQATKNYLQHKKDEHIQQFHETMQRGYVEMGRINLTIASEAFQAEEEADYTLERSVIGV
- a CDS encoding type II toxin-antitoxin system PemK/MazF family toxin produces the protein MIVQRGEVYFADLSPVVGSEQGGVRPVLILQNDIGNRFSPTVIVAAITAQIQKAKLPTHVEIDAKRYGFERNSVILLEQIRTLDKQRLTDKITKLDNEMMKKINQAVEISLGLKDIYNGH
- a CDS encoding RsbT co-antagonist protein RsbRA, giving the protein MKTKLMQIAIENSDEIVQMWLEKLDSLKRDEFKTTTSDELFESTNREFVNVIFTSIKQRGSLIEIVTFSEKLITLGWPLSYITDGLQIFRRVTIDFILSKSDQVDTNFFSEVLASVDEWVEPIIHQLVNEYTGSWEHILSIQRIALQELSAPLIPVTDGITIMPLIGTIDTERAKLIMENLLEGVIKHNSEVVLIDITGVPVVDTMVAHHIIQAAEAVRLVGANCILVGIRPEIAQTIVNLGIDLTNLPTKSSLKKGFISALEITNRKVINLKPKEDGIEEMINALQGE
- a CDS encoding STAS domain-containing protein, which translates into the protein MPIPILKLYNYLLISIQTEIDDKTAIQFQEDLLDKIHKTGATGVVIDLTSVEIIDSFIAKVLGDVITMSDLMGAKVVLTGIQPAVAITLIDLGIHMQKVATALDLEQGLIKLYQELGV
- a CDS encoding anti-sigma regulatory factor codes for the protein MSPQSCVKIRKEWDIVSARQLGREMAKKLGFSTVDQARIATAVSELARNIYLYSEEGQICFEVLETIERKGLSMSAIDTGPGITDISQVMQDGYTTSGGLGAGLPGVKRLMDEFDIQSEVGQGTQISTVKWVR
- a CDS encoding PP2C family protein-serine/threonine phosphatase, coding for MDKIMDLDIAHYKTLLKDYITNQSEQSLYGVELVSKSFIKNNILPDEIVNLHIQALGELYPNLNLDVKHSMDFLLEAMISYGLSLQEVQMLREEQLALKSEISVAASMQETLLGTTIPEVEGLDIGVISVPANQMNGDYHHFVKGNDGSIGIAMADVIGKGIPAALCMSMIKYAIDSFPEDKMSPGMILKNLNRVVERNVDPSMFITMVYSQYHPLESKLKYASAGHEPGFYYNAKNGTFVELETEGLLLGVLPDTDYKQYELEIHENDMLIFLTDGVTECRDGERFIEMEEVLNVIKQYIDLPAQELVTNVYKHFERLQNFQLADDFTLLILRKEV
- a CDS encoding anti-sigma factor antagonist; translation: MDLTVNIHEEAGKFIMNLSGEIDAYTAPKLKEDLLPLTKLTGNIIEVNLENVEYMDSTGLGIFVSALKSTKENNSSMKLVNLQDRVLRLFKITGLDKIIDIDTAIRGGSVNGKL
- the rsbW gene encoding anti-sigma B factor RsbW, with product MENFDFIEMKIPAKAEYVGVIRLSLSGIANRMGFSYEDIEDLKVSISEAITNAVTHAYKDGDQGEITIGFGVYENKLEIMVADHGGSFNIKKIKDDIGPYVGNESVEDLREGGFGLFLINALMDEVRINNNYGVIVLMTKYLYEAEVDIDDNQISTTQ
- the sigB gene encoding RNA polymerase sigma factor SigB, whose amino-acid sequence is MTTKSQPHNKGRDEVYQWIEFLQKEPTDEVVQEKIVLTYKNLVESIARKYSRNSMIHEDLVQVGMIGLLAAVRRYDATFGKSFESFAVPTIIGEIKRFIRDKTWSVHVPRRIKELGPKIKRAVDELTTANQKSPSIKEIAEYLEASEEEILETMEMSKSYKALSVDRKVEGDSDGGTVAILDIVGNTDDGYDNVDQKIILEKILPILSEREQEILKYTYFENLSQKETGEILGISQMHVSRLQRRSLRKLREAIQSESTEVFD
- a CDS encoding SpoIIE family protein phosphatase, with the protein product MNTSQKVDVSVFQKAKQGNYYCGDSYFYAESDNEFICAIADGLGNGEFAKESSQIIVDIIKENLGVSVEQLVELCNKKLQGKRGAVLGILKINFNSQRYTYSSIGNIGVITVMKNKKKKRNIPNAGYLAGIKRTFKVEEGKIESGMSFIMYSDGVSDKELSQDYFTLDNVHRITETFAQEGLKARDDDTTLIVMRYEA
- a CDS encoding Tex family protein — translated: MGWVAKETEIKASTVNKVIALLDEGNTVPFIARYRKEMTGGLDEVQIKSVQDKWHYAVNLLDRKQEVLRIINEQGKLTEELEREIISATQLQRVEDLYRPYKQKRRTKATIAKEKGLEPLAELIWQQEIINLNMEAENYLSEEHELHTIEDVLAGVNDIVAEWISDNAEYRDYIREETFKRGVIRSEVKDEEKDEKHVYEMYYEYHEAVRTLVSHRILALNRGEKEEVLKVTIDSPIDRINDYLLKKVVKRSTTGKVAELLTAAIEDSYKRLIQPSIEREIRNSLTEKGEEQAIDVFSVNLKNLLLQPPLKGKSILGVDPAFRTGCKLAAVDETGKVLHVGVMYPTAPKNDIAGSEKIVTELVKKFDIELIAIGNGTASRETEHFISDVIANNQLNIPYIIVNEAGASVYSASELAREEFPDLQVEQRSAASIARRVQDPLAELVKIDPKSIGVGQYQHDVSQKALNESLTFVVETAVNQVGVNVNTASSSLLQYVAGLSKTVANNIVKKRNEEGKFTNRKQLKKIPRLGAKTYEQGIGFLRIIDGEHPLDRTPIHPESYKTTESLLKMMDCELTDIGSAKLRETINTYDKHELAEKLEIGIPTLIDILDALSRPERDPRDDFPQPLLKQNVLSLEDLKPGMEMQGTVRNVVDFGVFVDIGVKQDGLVHISKMANKFVKHPMDIASVGDVVTVWVENIDADKGRIALSMVKNEK
- a CDS encoding catalase, giving the protein MSENNKKMTTAFGAPVPNDDDSKTAGPRGPLLMEDFWFLEKLAHFDREVIPERRMHAKGSGAYGTLTVTNDITKYTKAKIFSEVGKKTDMFARFSTVAGERGAAEAERDIRGTALKFYTEEGNWDLVGNNTPVFFMRDPKRFPDLNHVVKRDPKTNMHNPQSNWDFWTSLPEALHQVTIVMSDRGIPNGFRHMNLFGSHAYSMINADNERVWVKFHFYTEQGIENLTDQEAEELVGKDRESSQRDLFDNIEKGNFPKWKMYIQVMTDEQAKNMPYNPFDLTKVWYKGDFPLIEVGELELNRNPENYFEEVEQAAFAPTNIVPGIGFSPDRMLQGRLFSYGDAQRYRLGVNHWQIPVNYPKNAKNFHPYHRDGAMRIHPYGAKISYSPNSYGEWADSKEHQEPALELGGDANYWDFREDDDLYYEQPGKLFRLQSPEAQQRLFENTARNMQGTTKEIQLRHINNCYKADPAYGEGVAKALGISISEVEAASGRE